The window TCGTCCACCATCGCGATATGCTTTACAGTCGGTCTCCTGCTCGCGATCACGCGGCGCAACCCGTTCCTCAAGCGTGAGGTGCCGGGGCTGAAGGCCATGCTGGACAAGGATACGCCGCGATGAATGCCACCACGGATAAAGGCGCGGCCGGCGCGCAGCCCATTCCTGGCGGCGCAAACAGGCATTTCGTCCTGGCAGCGGGCGGAACCGGTGGCCATCTGGTGCCCGCATTTGCGCTGGCGGCGGAACTGGAACGGCGCGGCCACCATGTCGCCTTGATAACCGACGAACGCGGCGCGGACATTCCGGGCAAACCCGATTTCCTGCCCGCTCACGTCCTTCCCGCAGGCCGCTTCGGCAAGAACCCGCTGACCTGGATCAAGGGCATCAAGGCCGTGTGGGAAGGGCGCAGGATGGCGCTTCGCCTGTTCGAAAGCTTCCAGCCGAGCGCCGTCATCGGCTTCGGCGGATACCCTGCCTTACCCACGATGCTGGCGGCAACATCCGCCGAAATTCCCGCGATCGTCCACGAACAAAATGCCGTATTGGGGCGTGTGAACCGGCTGATGGCCGGACGGGTCGATGCCATTGCGACCTCCTACCCCAAGGTGGAGCGTCTGGCTGGCAAACACGCGAACAAGGCGCATTTGGTTGGCAACCCGGTGCGTCCGGCTGTGCTTTCCCTGCGCGATGAACCATTTCCCGAACTGTCCGAGGACGGGTTGTTGCGCGTGCTGGTGACAGGGGGAAGCCAGGGTGCGCGGGTCTTGTCAGAAGTGGTGCCGGACGGTCTCGCCATGCTGCCGCCTGCCTTGCGCAGCCGTCTGCAGGTCACGCAGCAATGCCGCGCAGAGGATGTGGACGCGGTGCGGGGGCGGTATGCGGACCATGGCATCCCCGCCGAACTCGGTACTTATTTCGAGGATATGGAAGCGCGCCTCGCCGATGCGCATCTGTTCATCGGCCGCGCGGGTGCATCGACAATTGCCGAACTTACCGCCGTGGGCCGGCCTGCCATCCTGATCCCGCTCCCCATCGCGACCGACGACCATCAGGCTGCCAACACCCGCGAAATGACGAAGGCAGGCGGCGCGCGCATGATCCGGCAGCCGAAAAGCACTATTGATGATCTAAGCCGCAAGGGTGAGGAAGCGAACAAGCAGCGTCTGAAACAATCGGACGAATTGCAGAAGTTGGCGAAAGAAATTTGTCGCCAGATCAGGGTTCTTGCCGATCAGCCGGACGCGCTTGCCAACGCCGCCCATGCCGCATGGAATTGCGGGCGACCCAAGGCGGCGAAGGACTTGGCCGATCTGGTCGAAAGCTTCGGCGGGGCAGAATTGATGGATGTGATCCGGGTCGGCGGCAACAATGCGCGCGGCGCTACGCAGGGCCATGCGGTGGGCCAGACCGCCACGCGCGACAGCGTAACCGAAAAGGGCGCGAAATGAGCGGCGTTTCCACCGATATCGGGACCATCCACTTCGTCGGCATCGGCGGCATCGGCATGTCCGGCATCGCGGAAGTGATGCACAATCTGGGCTACACCGTGCAGGGTAGCGACATTGCCGAAGGGCCCAGCGTGGAACGCCTGCGTGCGCGCGGTATCGAAGTATCCATCGGCCATGCGGAAGAAAATGTCGACGGCGTGGCGGTGGTTGTCACTTCGACTGCAGTGCGCCGCACGAACCCCGAAGTGGCCGCCGCGCTGGAAAACCGCATTCCCGTGGTACGTCGCGCCGAAATGCTGGCCGAACTGATGCGGCTGAAGCGCACCGTTGCGGTCGCCGGAACGCATGGCAAGACCACTACCACCAGCATGATCGCTGCATTGCTCGATGCAGGAGGGGTTGACCCGACTGTCATCAACGGCGGCATCATCAATCAGTACGGTTCCAACGCCCGGCTGGGTGACAGCGAATGGATGGTTGTGGAAGCCGACGAAAGCGACGGCAGCTTCCTGCGTCTGGACGGTCAGATCGCGGTCGTGACCAATATCGATCCCGAACACCTCGACCATTATGGCAGCTTCGACGCCGTAAAAGACGCGTTCGTGGAATTTATCGAGAACGTGCCGTTCTACGGCGTGGCGGTGCTGTGCATCGACCATCCCGAAGTGCAAGGCGTCATCAGCAAGGTGCGCGACCGGCGCGTGCTGACATATGGCTTTTCCGCGCAGGCCGATCTGCGCGGAGAGAATATTCGCAGCGAAGGCGGCTCCAACGTGTTCGATGCGGTGCTGCGAGCCCGCGATGGTAGTGTGACGCGGATCGATGACATTCGCCTTCCCATGCCCGGACGGCACAATGTCCAGAACGCGCTGGCAGCAGTGGCCGTAGCGCTGGAAATGGGCTGCGACACGGACATCATCTGCAATGGTTTTGCACAGTTCGACGGGGTGAAGCGGCGCTTCTCGCATGTCGGCGAGACTGGCGGAGCCGCGATAATAGACGATTATGCCCATCACCCGGTGGAAATTCGTGCCGTGCTGTCGGCAGCGCGCGAAGCGGTCAGCAGCGCGAAAGTCCCGGGCCGGGTCATCGCGGTAGCGCAGCCGCATCGCTATTCCAGGCTGGGCGATCTGATGGAGGACTTCCAGACCGCCTTCAACGATGCGGATATCATCTATGTGACACCCGTCTACACGGCCGGCGAAGACCCTATCGAAGGCGTTAGCGCTGACGCTCTTGTGTCTGGCCTACGTGATCGCGGCCACCGGTCCGCTTCCGTCGTGGCCAATGCCGAGGAGTTGGCAGTCGAACTGGCAGGAGTGGTCCAGGAAGGCGATATGGTTGTCTGCCTTGGTGCGGGCGACATAACCAAATGGGCCGCCAGTCTTGCCGATGCTGTCGATACCAAACGAGCTGCGGCATGACACAGCCGGGTGATTTCGAACCAGGTGAACAGGGCGCCGCTCCCGACGGTGACGGCAATCTGGTTGGCCGCGGAAGTTTGCCCGGCCCGGTTTCGATGCACGGCATATCCGGCAAGCTGACGGCGAACGCTCCGTTGGCGAAGCTGGTCTGGTTCAAGGCGGGCGGCGCAGCGGACTGGCTGTTCGAGCCTGCC of the Alteripontixanthobacter maritimus genome contains:
- the murG gene encoding undecaprenyldiphospho-muramoylpentapeptide beta-N-acetylglucosaminyltransferase — protein: MNATTDKGAAGAQPIPGGANRHFVLAAGGTGGHLVPAFALAAELERRGHHVALITDERGADIPGKPDFLPAHVLPAGRFGKNPLTWIKGIKAVWEGRRMALRLFESFQPSAVIGFGGYPALPTMLAATSAEIPAIVHEQNAVLGRVNRLMAGRVDAIATSYPKVERLAGKHANKAHLVGNPVRPAVLSLRDEPFPELSEDGLLRVLVTGGSQGARVLSEVVPDGLAMLPPALRSRLQVTQQCRAEDVDAVRGRYADHGIPAELGTYFEDMEARLADAHLFIGRAGASTIAELTAVGRPAILIPLPIATDDHQAANTREMTKAGGARMIRQPKSTIDDLSRKGEEANKQRLKQSDELQKLAKEICRQIRVLADQPDALANAAHAAWNCGRPKAAKDLADLVESFGGAELMDVIRVGGNNARGATQGHAVGQTATRDSVTEKGAK
- the murC gene encoding UDP-N-acetylmuramate--L-alanine ligase, which gives rise to MSGVSTDIGTIHFVGIGGIGMSGIAEVMHNLGYTVQGSDIAEGPSVERLRARGIEVSIGHAEENVDGVAVVVTSTAVRRTNPEVAAALENRIPVVRRAEMLAELMRLKRTVAVAGTHGKTTTTSMIAALLDAGGVDPTVINGGIINQYGSNARLGDSEWMVVEADESDGSFLRLDGQIAVVTNIDPEHLDHYGSFDAVKDAFVEFIENVPFYGVAVLCIDHPEVQGVISKVRDRRVLTYGFSAQADLRGENIRSEGGSNVFDAVLRARDGSVTRIDDIRLPMPGRHNVQNALAAVAVALEMGCDTDIICNGFAQFDGVKRRFSHVGETGGAAIIDDYAHHPVEIRAVLSAAREAVSSAKVPGRVIAVAQPHRYSRLGDLMEDFQTAFNDADIIYVTPVYTAGEDPIEGVSADALVSGLRDRGHRSASVVANAEELAVELAGVVQEGDMVVCLGAGDITKWAASLADAVDTKRAAA